One segment of Clostridium ljungdahlii DSM 13528 DNA contains the following:
- a CDS encoding gluconeogenesis factor YvcK family protein has protein sequence MKIVDWLRPGIKVKRWVMLGAMGVLFIIFGVIEFVNRRFYSLYYISFYVFLIISGIFVVYISITQGMRSIIALINKGYLSVSLDSRKLENLIYEKRLLVKGPKIVAIGGGTGLSTMLRGLKYYTSNITAIVTVADDGGGSGDLREDLGMLPPGDIRNCIMALADTEPLMEDLLQYRFKDGRLKNQSFGNLFLAAMDGISGNFEEAVHKMSSVLAVTGKVMPVTLDNLTLKARLKDGSIVEGESNIPQKAIERNSPIDKIFIEPRGARALKEAVEAIKEADAVILGPGSLYTSVIPNLLVGDIASALQNTNAVKLYVSNIMTQPGETDGFSVEDHISAIFNHVGAPIIDYVIINVGKINTELEGKYKEEESHLVKINEDLVASMGVKVIEGDFISIKNGLIRHNSEKLASILIETIMDKKLLFDRKKIIEYFYLSERLKENRR, from the coding sequence ATGAAGATTGTAGATTGGCTTAGACCTGGCATAAAAGTTAAAAGGTGGGTTATGCTTGGAGCCATGGGAGTACTCTTTATAATATTTGGAGTAATAGAATTTGTAAACAGAAGATTTTACAGCCTTTACTATATATCATTTTATGTATTTTTAATTATATCCGGGATATTTGTAGTATATATTTCCATAACTCAAGGTATGAGATCTATAATAGCACTTATAAATAAAGGATATTTAAGTGTGTCATTAGATTCCAGAAAGTTAGAAAATTTAATATATGAAAAACGTCTTTTGGTAAAAGGTCCTAAAATTGTTGCTATTGGAGGAGGAACTGGCCTTTCCACTATGCTAAGAGGACTTAAATACTATACGTCTAATATAACTGCTATAGTAACTGTAGCAGATGATGGAGGAGGTTCCGGGGATTTAAGGGAAGATCTTGGAATGCTCCCACCAGGAGACATAAGAAACTGTATAATGGCACTTGCTGATACTGAGCCACTTATGGAAGATTTACTCCAGTATAGATTCAAGGATGGAAGATTGAAAAATCAGAGCTTTGGAAATTTATTTTTGGCAGCTATGGATGGAATATCCGGAAATTTTGAAGAAGCCGTCCATAAAATGAGTTCTGTACTTGCGGTAACAGGTAAGGTAATGCCTGTTACCCTTGACAATTTAACTTTAAAGGCCAGATTGAAAGACGGATCTATTGTAGAGGGAGAATCAAATATTCCCCAAAAAGCAATAGAAAGAAATAGTCCAATAGATAAAATTTTTATAGAACCTAGAGGTGCTAGGGCATTAAAAGAAGCCGTAGAAGCTATAAAAGAAGCCGATGCAGTAATACTTGGACCAGGTAGCTTGTATACGAGTGTAATACCAAATCTTTTAGTTGGTGATATAGCTAGTGCACTGCAAAATACAAATGCTGTAAAGCTTTATGTTTCAAATATAATGACCCAGCCGGGAGAAACGGATGGATTTTCTGTAGAAGACCATATTAGTGCTATATTTAATCATGTGGGTGCTCCCATAATAGATTATGTAATTATAAATGTAGGTAAAATAAATACAGAGTTAGAAGGGAAATATAAAGAAGAAGAATCTCATTTAGTTAAAATAAATGAAGATTTAGTAGCTTCTATGGGGGTAAAAGTAATTGAAGGAGATTTTATAAGTATTAAGAATGGACTTATAAGACATAATTCTGAAAAATTGGCTTCCATACTTATAGAAACTATTATGGATAAAAAGCTGTTATTTGATAGAAAGAAGATAATAGAATATTTTTATTTATCAGAAAGATTAAAGGAAAATAGGAGATAA
- the whiA gene encoding DNA-binding protein WhiA — protein sequence MSFSLKVKNEVCRYSNIDEEEAIAELSAIMKVSGTLMLGGKRQFSFKIITENAAIARFIFKILKDIFHIHTRILVKKSNSLKKNNVYVIMITEDADVRSILKKVGLLKEEEDVFSLDYSITEDIKENEKLKKAYIRGAFLGGGSISNPEKTYHLEFVTHDSDYALDLSKLINGYGLNSKVIQRKSSFIVYIKEGEQIVDLLNIIGAHSSLLELENIRIMKEMRNNVNRLVNCETANLSKTVNAAVRQMESIKLIQKEIGLNRLPENLRDIAELRLNYPDESLKELGEMLNPKVGKSGVNHRLRRIEKIADELRKER from the coding sequence ATGTCATTTTCATTGAAAGTAAAAAATGAAGTTTGTAGGTACTCAAATATAGATGAGGAAGAAGCTATAGCAGAATTGTCTGCCATAATGAAGGTTAGTGGAACTTTGATGCTTGGAGGAAAGAGGCAGTTTAGCTTTAAGATAATTACTGAAAATGCTGCAATTGCCAGATTCATATTTAAGATATTGAAGGATATTTTTCATATACATACTAGAATCCTGGTTAAAAAGAGTAATTCTTTAAAAAAAAATAATGTGTATGTAATAATGATAACAGAAGATGCTGATGTAAGATCCATACTTAAAAAAGTAGGACTTTTAAAGGAGGAAGAAGATGTTTTTTCACTGGATTATAGTATAACAGAAGATATTAAGGAAAATGAAAAGCTAAAAAAGGCATATATAAGGGGAGCTTTTTTAGGTGGTGGGAGTATAAGTAATCCAGAAAAGACGTATCACCTTGAATTTGTGACTCATGACAGTGATTATGCATTGGATTTAAGTAAACTTATAAATGGATATGGATTGAATTCTAAAGTAATACAGAGAAAGAGTAGTTTTATAGTGTATATTAAAGAAGGAGAGCAAATAGTGGATCTTTTGAATATAATAGGAGCACACTCTTCTCTTTTGGAATTAGAGAACATAAGGATAATGAAGGAAATGAGGAATAATGTAAATAGGCTGGTGAATTGTGAGACTGCAAATTTGAGTAAAACTGTTAATGCGGCAGTAAGACAAATGGAGAGTATAAAGCTTATACAAAAAGAGATAGGGTTAAACAGGCTGCCTGAAAACTTAAGGGATATTGCAGAACTTCGGTTAAATTATCCGGATGAATCTTTAAAAGAATTAGGTGAAATGTTGAATCCTAAAGTAGGTAAATCTGGAGTAAATCACAGACTTAGGAGAATTGAGAAAATAGCAGATGAACTGAGAAAAGAAAGGTAG
- a CDS encoding DNA polymerase III subunit alpha yields MDKGKHRWVSLHQHTEYSLLDSSAKIPELIARAKELGMDSMAITDHGVMYGCVEFYKEARAQGIKPIIGCEIYVSQGDMTIKQNNGKNENYHLVLLVKNEEGYQNLMKIVSTASIKGFYYKPRVDHNYLKNHSEGLIALSACMSGEVQSNILKGNIDKAEETALFYKSAFKDGFYLEIQYHGIEAQLKINEQLISMSKKLNIPLVATNDVHYIKKEDYRAHDILLCIQTGKTVDEENRMRYPSDEFYLKSPDEMYDMFSNVPESLENTIKIADQCNFDYEFHKSKLPKFPLPEDTDPYEYMKDLCYKGLYKRYNDVTDELKSRLEYELGIIKKMGYVDYFLIVWDFIRFARKNGIMTGPGRGSGAGSIVAYTLEITKIDPIKYKLIFERFLNPERVSMPDIDSDFCYERRGEVIDYVVEKYGKDSVSQIITFGTMAAKMCIRDVGRAMNYSYGEVDRIAKMIPSIPNITIDKALDMNPEFKEAYDSESRTKELIDIARALEGLPRHTSTHAAGVVIASEPLVNYVPLQKNEDNIVTQFTMNTLEELGLLKMDFLGLRTLTVLRDAVEMIKEDKGIEIDLDTIDYDDKAVYNMIGEGKTVGVFQLESPGFSSFMKELKPDSLEDIIAGISLYRPGPMSEIPKYIKNKNNPEGIEYVTPQLEHILSVTYGCMVYQEQVMQIVRDLAGYSMGRSDLVRRAMSKKKHHVMEEERHNFVYGIVDEKGEIQVPGCVRNGISEKIANDIFDSMMDFASYAFNKSHAAAYAVVAFRTAYLMYYYPTEFTAAMLNSVKGDSEKVAYYIRFAKSIGIEIMPPSINESCTKFTVEDGNIRFGLSAIKNVGENVIDSIVRSRSKHGKFKDIVDFCNSIDLDSINKRVVESLIKAGAFDCFGVLRSQLIAVHEKVIDSVINSRKKNIEGQVSLFSQIEDSSVRIKYPSIEEFKKLDMLAMEKEMTGLYLSGHPLDEYARTLELQADTKISDIVGRKTLEDNFVEEAKVNDGDRVIVGGILSEVSKKITKNNDMMAFAKLEDLYGIMEIIVFPKVFQRVRSLIEDDYMIIAKGRVSVREDEQPKLLCEVIEPLVRIDTEKLYILIEDQDILKEALERIRPVFVNFKGNIPVYLCTKKERKKFRLDRELWIKSDLELMSFLRKSFGDNNVKII; encoded by the coding sequence ATGGACAAAGGAAAACATAGATGGGTTAGCTTACACCAACATACGGAATATTCCCTCCTGGATTCTTCAGCTAAAATTCCAGAACTTATAGCCAGAGCAAAAGAACTGGGAATGGATAGTATGGCAATAACAGACCATGGTGTTATGTACGGATGTGTGGAATTTTATAAAGAAGCAAGGGCACAGGGAATCAAGCCTATAATAGGCTGCGAAATATATGTATCTCAGGGAGATATGACTATAAAGCAAAACAATGGCAAAAATGAAAACTACCATCTGGTGCTTTTGGTGAAAAATGAAGAAGGATATCAGAATTTAATGAAAATAGTATCTACAGCTTCTATAAAAGGATTTTACTATAAACCAAGGGTAGACCATAATTATTTGAAAAATCATAGTGAAGGGCTAATAGCACTAAGTGCTTGTATGAGTGGTGAAGTTCAATCCAATATATTAAAAGGAAATATAGATAAAGCTGAAGAGACAGCTTTGTTTTATAAAAGTGCTTTTAAAGATGGTTTTTATTTGGAAATTCAATATCATGGTATAGAGGCTCAGCTCAAGATAAATGAACAGTTGATTTCTATGTCTAAAAAATTAAACATACCTTTAGTTGCCACAAATGATGTTCATTATATAAAAAAGGAAGATTACAGGGCTCATGATATTTTGCTTTGTATACAAACTGGCAAAACTGTAGATGAAGAAAATAGAATGAGATATCCTTCAGATGAATTTTATCTAAAGTCGCCAGATGAGATGTATGATATGTTTTCCAATGTGCCGGAGTCTCTAGAGAATACGATTAAAATAGCAGATCAATGTAATTTTGACTATGAGTTTCATAAATCAAAGCTTCCTAAATTCCCTCTACCGGAAGACACAGATCCTTATGAGTACATGAAGGATTTATGCTATAAGGGACTTTATAAAAGATATAATGATGTAACAGATGAATTGAAAAGTAGGCTGGAATATGAGCTAGGCATAATAAAGAAAATGGGTTATGTTGACTATTTTCTTATAGTATGGGATTTTATACGATTTGCGAGAAAAAATGGGATAATGACAGGACCTGGACGAGGAAGTGGAGCAGGTTCTATAGTTGCCTATACACTTGAAATAACTAAAATAGATCCTATAAAATATAAGCTTATATTTGAACGTTTCCTAAATCCTGAAAGAGTTTCTATGCCGGATATTGACAGTGATTTTTGTTATGAAAGGCGTGGAGAAGTAATAGATTATGTGGTAGAAAAGTATGGAAAAGACAGTGTGTCTCAAATTATAACTTTTGGAACCATGGCAGCCAAGATGTGTATAAGAGATGTAGGCAGAGCGATGAATTACAGTTATGGGGAAGTAGATAGAATAGCCAAAATGATACCTTCAATTCCCAATATAACTATAGATAAAGCACTTGACATGAATCCTGAGTTTAAAGAAGCTTATGACAGTGAATCAAGAACTAAAGAACTTATAGATATTGCTAGAGCACTTGAAGGGCTTCCAAGGCATACCTCTACCCATGCGGCAGGAGTTGTTATAGCTTCAGAACCTCTTGTAAATTATGTGCCACTTCAAAAAAATGAAGATAATATAGTTACACAATTTACTATGAATACTCTGGAGGAGCTAGGACTTCTCAAAATGGACTTTTTAGGATTGCGTACGTTGACTGTTTTAAGAGATGCTGTTGAAATGATTAAAGAGGATAAGGGTATAGAAATTGATTTAGATACTATAGATTATGATGATAAAGCTGTTTACAATATGATAGGTGAAGGAAAAACTGTAGGGGTATTTCAACTTGAATCACCTGGTTTTAGTTCTTTTATGAAGGAACTAAAACCAGATTCTCTGGAGGATATAATAGCAGGAATAAGTCTTTATAGACCAGGACCTATGTCAGAAATACCCAAATATATTAAAAACAAAAATAACCCTGAGGGAATAGAATATGTAACCCCTCAGCTTGAACACATTCTTTCTGTTACTTATGGATGCATGGTATACCAGGAGCAGGTAATGCAAATTGTAAGAGATTTAGCAGGATATTCCATGGGCCGAAGTGATCTGGTGAGACGTGCTATGTCAAAAAAGAAACACCATGTTATGGAGGAAGAGAGACATAATTTTGTATATGGAATTGTAGATGAAAAAGGTGAAATACAGGTACCAGGCTGTGTGCGCAATGGTATATCTGAAAAAATAGCCAATGACATATTTGATTCTATGATGGATTTTGCATCCTATGCATTTAACAAATCCCATGCTGCAGCCTATGCTGTAGTGGCGTTTAGAACAGCGTATTTAATGTATTATTATCCTACTGAGTTTACAGCAGCTATGTTAAATAGTGTAAAAGGAGACAGTGAAAAAGTAGCCTATTATATAAGGTTTGCCAAAAGTATTGGAATAGAAATAATGCCTCCAAGTATTAATGAAAGTTGTACAAAGTTTACAGTAGAAGATGGGAATATAAGATTTGGGTTGTCTGCTATAAAAAATGTAGGTGAGAATGTAATAGATAGTATAGTCAGATCACGGTCCAAACATGGTAAGTTTAAAGATATAGTGGATTTTTGTAATAGTATAGACTTGGATTCCATAAACAAAAGGGTAGTAGAGAGTTTAATTAAAGCAGGCGCCTTTGACTGTTTTGGAGTGCTGAGATCTCAACTTATAGCAGTACATGAAAAAGTAATTGACAGTGTTATAAATTCTAGAAAAAAGAATATAGAAGGACAGGTGAGCCTATTTTCTCAAATTGAAGATAGTAGTGTAAGAATAAAATATCCTTCTATAGAAGAATTTAAAAAGCTAGATATGCTGGCTATGGAAAAGGAAATGACTGGATTATATCTTTCAGGACATCCGCTGGATGAATATGCAAGAACATTAGAATTGCAGGCAGATACTAAAATATCTGACATAGTAGGTAGGAAAACTTTAGAAGATAATTTTGTAGAGGAAGCTAAAGTAAATGATGGTGATAGAGTTATAGTTGGTGGAATACTTTCCGAAGTATCTAAAAAAATTACTAAAAATAATGATATGATGGCTTTTGCAAAGTTAGAAGATCTTTATGGAATTATGGAGATAATAGTATTTCCAAAAGTATTTCAGAGAGTTAGAAGTCTAATTGAAGATGATTATATGATTATAGCAAAGGGTAGAGTAAGCGTAAGGGAAGATGAACAGCCTAAGCTTCTCTGCGAAGTTATAGAGCCTCTGGTGAGAATAGATACAGAAAAACTTTATATTTTGATTGAAGATCAAGATATTTTAAAGGAAGCTTTAGAGAGAATTAGACCTGTATTTGTAAACTTTAAAGGAAATATTCCCGTATATTTGTGTACAAAAAAGGAAAGAAAAAAGTTTAGGTTGGATAGGGAATTATGGATAAAATCTGATTTGGAACTTATGTCTTTTCTAAGAAAAAGCTTTGGAGATAATAATGTAAAAATTATATAG
- the pfkA gene encoding 6-phosphofructokinase, whose protein sequence is MKTIAVLTSGGDAPGMNAAIRAVVRTALDKNLNVMGIKRGYSGLMNGEIVPMQRSSVADIIQRGGTILKTARSKEFKTEEGRERAVNILKTFRIDGLVVIGGDGSFRGAHELSKLGIATIGLPGTIDNDLAYTDFTIGFDTAVNTVLDAINKLRDTSTSHERVSIVEVMGRNCGDIALYSGLAGGAENIILPEKGYDEQELCRSILEAKMKGKMHNLILLAEGIGGAEALAEKVENITGIETRATKLGHIQRGGSPTCSDRILASRFGYRAVELLEQGKSSRVVGIRNGKVVDLDIDEALSEPRRFDEKLYEIAYALA, encoded by the coding sequence ATGAAAACAATAGCTGTGTTAACAAGTGGAGGAGATGCTCCTGGAATGAATGCTGCTATAAGGGCAGTAGTGAGGACAGCTCTAGATAAAAACTTAAACGTAATGGGAATTAAAAGAGGATATAGTGGATTAATGAATGGCGAAATAGTACCCATGCAGAGGAGTAGTGTTGCAGACATTATACAAAGAGGAGGAACTATATTAAAAACTGCTAGATCTAAGGAATTTAAAACAGAAGAGGGAAGAGAAAGAGCAGTAAATATATTAAAAACATTTAGAATAGATGGATTAGTAGTTATAGGTGGAGATGGATCTTTCAGGGGAGCACATGAATTATCTAAATTAGGGATAGCTACTATAGGATTACCTGGAACTATAGATAATGATTTGGCATATACAGATTTTACCATAGGATTTGATACAGCAGTAAATACCGTTTTAGATGCTATAAATAAGTTAAGAGATACTTCTACCTCTCATGAAAGAGTAAGCATTGTAGAGGTTATGGGAAGAAATTGTGGAGATATAGCTCTTTATTCTGGACTTGCAGGTGGAGCTGAAAATATAATTTTACCTGAAAAAGGATATGATGAACAAGAATTGTGTAGAAGTATATTAGAAGCAAAGATGAAAGGAAAAATGCACAATTTAATATTACTTGCAGAAGGTATTGGTGGAGCTGAAGCTTTAGCTGAGAAGGTTGAGAATATTACCGGTATAGAAACTAGAGCTACAAAACTTGGACATATTCAAAGAGGAGGAAGTCCTACTTGTTCAGATAGAATTTTAGCTTCAAGATTTGGATATAGAGCTGTCGAATTGTTAGAACAAGGCAAATCTTCTAGAGTTGTTGGAATTAGAAACGGAAAGGTTGTTGATTTGGATATAGACGAGGCACTAAGTGAGCCAAGAAGGTTTGACGAAAAGCTTTATGAGATAGCTTATGCGCTAGCGTAA
- the pyk gene encoding pyruvate kinase: MQKTKMIFTIGPASGSEEVLSELIEAGMNVSRHNFSHGDHEEHEKRINMVKKLREKYNKPIAIMLDTKGPEIRTGNFKEDKAELKEGQQFTVYCGEDILGDETKCSITYAELSNDVKKGDSILIDDGLVGLEVESVEANKINCTVKNSGAVGNHKGVNVPGVSISIPAITEKDKDDLKFGCYMEVDMVAASFIRKAADVMAIRKVLEANGGQDIQIFSKIESQEGVDNIDEIIKFSDGIMVARGDMGVEIPIEKVPMIQKFIIEKCNKAGKPVITATQMLDSMIRNPRPTRAEASDIANAIFDGTDAIMLSGESANGKYPVEAAKTMARIAKRAEEQINYDSLLEKKREAHIQNVPNAISLAACTTASELKASAIITATQSGNTARMVSKYRPGCHVIAVTPSGKVARGLALNWGVFPILAKKVESTDEMIDNSVEISLKSGYVKKGDLVIIAAGIPVSYSGTTNMLKVHIVGDILAQGRGSGTRPGYGTAKIVSSPKEADEVVEKDDILVVKDLDKGYINILDRVAGIISEKGGLTSHLAIECLTREIPIICNAGGATEILKTGTFITMDVIRGIVYNGRVNIM, translated from the coding sequence ATGCAAAAAACAAAGATGATTTTCACCATTGGCCCTGCAAGTGGTTCAGAAGAGGTTTTGTCAGAGCTTATTGAGGCTGGAATGAACGTATCAAGACATAATTTTTCTCACGGAGATCATGAAGAACATGAGAAGAGAATAAATATGGTAAAAAAACTTAGAGAAAAATACAATAAGCCAATAGCAATAATGCTTGATACAAAGGGACCTGAGATAAGAACGGGTAATTTTAAGGAAGATAAGGCAGAATTGAAAGAAGGGCAGCAGTTTACTGTTTATTGCGGAGAAGATATTTTAGGCGATGAGACTAAATGTTCCATAACTTATGCTGAATTGAGCAATGATGTAAAAAAGGGCGACAGCATACTTATTGATGATGGTCTAGTTGGACTTGAAGTTGAAAGTGTTGAAGCAAATAAAATAAATTGCACAGTTAAAAATAGCGGGGCAGTTGGCAATCATAAAGGTGTAAATGTACCGGGAGTTTCTATATCTATTCCTGCCATAACTGAAAAAGATAAAGATGATTTGAAATTTGGATGTTATATGGAAGTAGATATGGTAGCTGCATCCTTTATAAGAAAAGCAGCTGATGTTATGGCTATAAGAAAAGTACTTGAAGCAAATGGAGGACAAGATATACAGATATTTTCTAAAATAGAAAGTCAAGAAGGCGTTGACAACATAGATGAAATAATAAAATTTTCTGATGGGATAATGGTAGCAAGAGGAGATATGGGAGTAGAAATTCCTATAGAAAAAGTACCAATGATTCAGAAATTTATAATAGAAAAATGTAATAAGGCAGGAAAGCCTGTTATAACTGCTACACAGATGCTTGATTCCATGATAAGAAATCCTAGACCTACACGAGCAGAAGCTTCTGATATAGCTAATGCTATATTTGATGGTACAGATGCTATAATGCTAAGTGGAGAATCTGCTAATGGAAAATATCCTGTGGAAGCTGCTAAAACTATGGCAAGGATAGCTAAGAGAGCAGAGGAGCAAATTAACTATGATTCTTTGCTTGAGAAAAAGAGAGAAGCACATATACAAAATGTACCAAATGCTATAAGCCTTGCTGCATGTACTACAGCTTCGGAATTAAAAGCTTCTGCTATAATAACAGCTACTCAAAGCGGTAATACTGCTAGAATGGTTTCAAAATATAGGCCAGGATGTCATGTTATAGCTGTAACTCCAAGTGGTAAAGTAGCTAGGGGACTTGCTTTAAATTGGGGCGTATTCCCAATACTTGCCAAAAAGGTGGAGTCTACAGATGAAATGATAGACAATTCTGTTGAAATATCTTTGAAAAGTGGATATGTAAAAAAAGGAGACCTGGTAATCATAGCAGCAGGTATACCTGTAAGCTATTCTGGAACTACAAATATGCTTAAAGTTCATATAGTAGGAGATATACTAGCTCAGGGAAGAGGATCAGGGACTAGACCGGGTTATGGAACTGCAAAGATAGTAAGTAGTCCGAAAGAAGCAGATGAAGTAGTTGAAAAGGACGACATTTTAGTAGTTAAAGATTTGGATAAAGGATATATTAATATTTTGGATAGAGTTGCAGGAATCATATCAGAAAAAGGTGGCTTAACCTCTCACCTTGCCATTGAATGTCTTACAAGAGAAATACCTATTATTTGCAATGCAGGAGGTGCCACTGAAATATTAAAGACAGGCACATTTATTACTATGGACGTCATAAGAGGAATAGTATATAACGGCAGAGTAAATATAATGTAG
- the rlmD gene encoding 23S rRNA (uracil(1939)-C(5))-methyltransferase RlmD has protein sequence MSEKIEKNKEYIIEIDGMGYQGEGVGKVDGFTIFIQGAIQGEKVKVKVIKVNKNFAFGKLLEVLEPSPYRANPLCSIYKRCGGCQLQHMSYEGQLDFKKKRVKDCLERIGKFEVEEQDRIFKDNVLEKSSEDTSVKLYNTLGMTNPYRYRNKVQLPVGKCNQKINIGFYAKASHEIIDMESCLIQDETSDKIVKFMRDWIEKYNIEPYDEKTGRGTIKHIMTRKGFATGEIMLVIVTFTENLPHKKELVELMCKNISGVKSIVHNINNNKTNVILGKKCVNLWGQDTIRDAIGNFKFNISPLSFFQVNPIQTEVLYSKALEYAGLSGNEVVFDAYCGTGTISLFLSQKSKKVYGVEIIDEAIKNARINAEQNGVNNVEFITGKSEVVIPELISKGIKADVVVVDPPRKGCDMGLLKAIADMEPRTVVYVSCDPATLARDLAVLRELGYMTKEVQPVDMFAQTAHVETVVLMSRKEK, from the coding sequence ATGAGTGAAAAAATAGAAAAAAATAAAGAATATATAATTGAAATAGATGGCATGGGATACCAGGGAGAGGGAGTTGGAAAGGTAGACGGGTTTACAATTTTTATACAGGGAGCTATTCAGGGAGAAAAGGTAAAGGTAAAAGTCATAAAGGTAAATAAAAATTTTGCTTTTGGAAAATTGCTGGAGGTACTTGAACCGTCTCCTTATAGGGCAAATCCTCTCTGTAGTATATATAAAAGATGCGGTGGATGTCAGCTTCAGCATATGTCCTATGAAGGGCAACTTGATTTCAAAAAAAAGAGGGTAAAAGATTGCTTAGAGAGAATAGGAAAATTTGAAGTAGAGGAACAGGATAGAATATTTAAAGATAATGTTTTAGAGAAAAGCAGTGAAGATACTTCAGTAAAATTGTATAACACTCTAGGTATGACAAATCCCTATAGATATAGAAATAAAGTACAATTGCCAGTAGGTAAATGTAATCAAAAAATAAATATAGGATTTTATGCAAAGGCAAGTCATGAAATAATAGATATGGAAAGCTGCCTCATTCAAGACGAAACTTCAGATAAAATAGTAAAATTTATGAGAGATTGGATTGAAAAGTATAATATAGAACCCTATGATGAAAAAACAGGCAGAGGTACTATAAAACATATAATGACTAGAAAAGGATTTGCTACAGGTGAAATTATGCTGGTAATTGTAACTTTTACTGAAAACTTGCCTCATAAAAAAGAACTTGTAGAACTTATGTGTAAGAACATATCTGGAGTAAAGAGTATAGTACATAATATAAATAATAATAAAACTAATGTGATATTGGGTAAAAAATGTGTAAATCTATGGGGACAGGATACTATAAGGGATGCTATAGGTAATTTTAAATTTAATATATCCCCTCTTTCATTTTTTCAGGTAAATCCTATTCAAACGGAAGTGCTTTACAGTAAAGCATTGGAATATGCAGGCTTAAGTGGGAATGAAGTTGTATTTGATGCTTATTGTGGTACGGGAACTATATCTTTATTTTTATCCCAGAAGTCAAAGAAAGTATATGGTGTGGAAATAATCGATGAAGCCATAAAAAATGCAAGGATAAATGCGGAGCAAAATGGGGTAAATAACGTAGAGTTTATAACGGGAAAGTCTGAGGTAGTGATACCAGAGCTCATAAGCAAAGGAATAAAGGCTGATGTGGTAGTGGTTGATCCCCCAAGAAAGGGATGTGATATGGGGCTCCTTAAGGCAATTGCAGATATGGAACCAAGGACTGTAGTTTATGTGTCCTGTGATCCTGCAACCCTTGCCAGGGATTTAGCAGTGTTGAGAGAGCTCGGATATATGACTAAAGAAGTACAGCCTGTGGATATGTTTGCACAGACTGCTCACGTGGAGACGGTAGTATTGATGTCACGAAAAGAAAAATAA
- a CDS encoding recombinase family protein — protein sequence MEQLGIKSPMGKEKWVNKCTIDVILSNEKYIGIIRIFNSRNSEVHYLVEDNNPAIISDEKFKAVQIEKTRRSNVTTAENGTKRKDR from the coding sequence TTGGAACAGCTTGGAATTAAATCTCCTATGGGTAAAGAAAAATGGGTTAATAAGTGTACTATTGACGTTATTTTAAGTAATGAAAAATATATAGGAATAATTAGAATTTTCAATTCGCGTAATAGTGAAGTTCATTATCTTGTTGAAGATAATAATCCAGCAATTATTTCAGATGAAAAATTTAAGGCTGTACAAATTGAAAAGACCCGCCGTAGTAATGTGACAACAGCAGAAAATGGCACCAAGCGAAAAGATAGGTAA
- a CDS encoding helix-turn-helix domain-containing protein, giving the protein MVLNNIEKDIKMKCLENDTTQMGLAEKIGKTGQYINRIVKKNDGVLNKTFVQIMEGLGYDIELIYVKREDKEDE; this is encoded by the coding sequence ATGGTATTAAATAACATTGAAAAGGATATAAAAATGAAATGTCTGGAAAATGATACTACTCAGATGGGCCTTGCAGAAAAAATTGGCAAGACAGGTCAGTATATAAATCGAATTGTGAAAAAGAATGATGGGGTATTAAATAAAACTTTTGTGCAGATTATGGAAGGCTTGGGGTATGACATTGAATTAATTTACGTGAAAAGAGAGGATAAGGAAGATGAATAA